A region from the Aphis gossypii isolate Hap1 chromosome 1, ASM2018417v2, whole genome shotgun sequence genome encodes:
- the LOC126549256 gene encoding spectrin beta chain-like isoform X3: MTTDISVVRWDPAIQQDGTGIVEDYEYDGGNSSSRLFERSRIKALADERESVQKKTFQKWVNSHLVRVHSRIGDLYIDLRDGKMLIKLLEVLSGERLPKPTKGKMRIHCLENVDKALQFLKDQRVHLENMGSHDIVDGNPRLSLGLIWTIILRFQIQDITIEETDNKETKSAKDALLLWCQMKTAGYHNVNVRNFTTSWRDGLAFNAIIHKHRPDLVQFEKLSKTNAMHNLNNAFNTAEDKLGIVKLLDAEDVFVEQPDEKSIITYVVTYYHYFSKMKQETVQGKRIGRVVGIAMENERTAQEYERLTSDLLQWIKQTKESLAERKFLNSLNGVQQQLQQFNNYRTVEKPPKFVEKGNLEVLLFTLQSKMRANNQKPYTPKEGKMISDINKAWEQLEKAEHERELALREEIIRQEKLEQLAQRFNRKASMRETWLSENQRLVSQDNFGLDLAAVEAAAKKHEAIETDIFAYEERVEAVVTVAQELETEDYHDIVRINARKDNVLRLWNYLLELLKARRHRLELSLQLQQNFQEMLYILDSMEELKMRLLSDDYGKHLMGVEDLLQKHSLVEADINVLGERVKSVVQHSQRFLDEENTEGYRPCDPAVIIERVQELEDAYSELVKLAVERRARLEESRKLWQFYWDMADEENWIKEKEQIVSAGDIGHDLTTINLLLSKHKALENEIQSHESQLLEVVKVGEDLINSNHFGADRIQERVSSTHSMWEHLIGLSKQRRKRLEDAVDYHQWFADADDVDIWMLDTLRLVSSEDVGRDEANVQSLLKKHKEVSEELKSYSQTVEALRSQANQLSAEPGAPTSGPEVNERMSSIDKRYKELVELAKLRHQRLLDALSLYKLFSEADAVQQWIGEKNRMLETMSPGKDIEDVEIMKHRYDGFDKEMNSNASRVAVVNQLARQLLHVEHPNSDEIVNRQNNLNHEWADLRDKAEAKRDQLNSAHGVQTFHIECRETISWIEDKKRILQSTDSLEMDLTGIMTLQRRLSGMERDLAAIQAKLDSLESEAQLNEKEHPEEAAVIRERIETIQKDWEELTQMLKERDSKLEEAGDLHRFLRDLDHFQVWLTKTQTDVASEDIPSSLSDAEKLLSQHQAIREEIDNYTADYTQMMEYGEKVTAEPGTQDDPQYMFLRERLKALRDGWQELHKMWENRQQLLSKSLNLQMFNRDARQAEVLLSQQEHALSKDEVPSNLEHAENLIKRNEAFMTTMEANEDKINAVTQFANKLVDEDHFEADKIKKKAASIQERRDANREKAQELMDQLKDQLQLHQFLQDSDELQQWIQEKKFTAQDETYRSAKTVHSKWTRHQAFEAEIASNKDRLDRVQQSGEELMKEKPELAQIIQPKISEMLGQFDDLEKTTKEKGERLFDTNREVLIHQTCEDIDSWMDDLEKQIEAADTGTDLASVNILMQKQQMIETQMAVKAKQVVELETQAEYLKKTVPEKVETIIPKKTKVEERFEQLKEPLKVRQRQLEKKKEAFQFRRDVEDEKLWIAEKTPMATSTEYGNSLFNVNMLQKKNQSLGNEIDNHEHRINLVCGNGQKLIDEGHEDASQFTDLIHDLTQRWQQLQQAVEHRRKMLLQSEKAQQYFFDASEAESWMGEQELYMMVEDRGKDQISAQNLKKKHESLELAVDNYADTIRQLGETARQLTSEMHPESDQIAVKQSQVDKLYAGLKDLAGERRAKLDEALKLFMLHREVDDLEQWIAEREIVAGSHELGQDYDHVTLLWERFKEFAHDTEATGSERVATVNGIADQLINIGHSDSATIAEWKDSLNEQWQDLLELIETRTQMLVASRELHKFFHDCKDMVSRIAEKSHEMSEDLGRDAGSVHTLQRKHQSFLQDLHTLSTQVQTISEDSARLQSSYAGDKAKEITGREAEVVNAWAALQSECELRKQKLADTGDLHKFFNMVRTLTLWMDDVVRQMNTSEKPRDVSGVELLMNNHQSLKAEIDTREDNFTACISLGKELLSRNHYASNEIKDKLMLLNTQRNSLLNRWEERWENLQLILEVYQFARDAAVAEAWLLAQEPYIMSLELGMTIDQVENLIKKHEAFEKSAIAQEERFCALERLTTFELKEIQRRKEEEERKRQEELAKQAAQAEAEAAEKAAAEEASEADGKQAKDGEGRPVHESSASSRKSIASPAAPAGVARSASTLPSNQSATEADGEILEGILNRKHEWESTTKKASNRSWDKVFVCVQGTTLAFYKDAKTAKTSPETYFKGEAPIDLHGGTADVATDYTKKKFVLRAKLASGAEFLFQARNEAEMRQWVSTLKNVCEQDAAGTQSRSQTLPAVGDKRDEPKRRSFFTLKKV; encoded by the exons ATGACGACAGATATCTCTGTGGTCCGGTGGGATCCGGCCATACAACAAGATGGAACTGGTATTGTTGAAGATTATGAATATGACGGTGGAAACTCTTCTTCCAGATTATTTGAAAGATCCAGAATTAAAGCTTTGGCTG ATGAAAGAGAAAGTGTCCAGAAAAAAACCTTTCAAAAATGGGTGAATTCACACTTGGTTCGGGTACACTCTCGAATCGGAGATTTATACATAGACCTCAGAGATggaaaaatgcttataaaactattggaaGTTCTTTCTGGAGAACGATTG ccAAAACCTACCAAGGGAAAAATGAGAATACATTGTTTAGAAAATGTAGATAAAGctttgcaatttttaaaagaccAGAGAGTACATTTGGAAAACATGGGTTCTCATGATATTGTTGATGGAAATCCAAGACTTTCGTTGGGTCTTATATGGACAATTATCCTTAGATTCCAA attcaagACATTACCATTGAAGAAACTGACAATAAAGAGACAAAATCTGCGAAAGATGCTTTACTTTTGTGGTGCCAAATGAAAACAGCTGGTTATCACAATGTCAATGTTCGCAATTTCACAACTTCCTGGCGAGATGGTCTCGCATTTAATGCAATTATTCACAAACATCGCCCTGATCTTGtacaatttgaaaaacttaGCAAAACTAATGCCATGCACAACTTGAATAATGCATTCAACACAGCTGAAGACAAATTAggaattgtaaaattattggaTGCTGAAGATGTGTTTGTTGAACAACCAgatgaaaaatcaattattacatatGTTGTTACATACTATCATTACTTCAGTAAAATGAAACAAGAAACGGTTCAAGGAAAAAGAATTGGTCGTGTTGTTGGAATAGCTATGGAAAATGAACGTACAGCCCAAGAATATGAGCGTTTAACTAGTGACTTATTACAATGGATCAAGCAGACAAAAGAATCATTAGCTGAGAGGAAATTCTTAAATTCTTTGAATGGTGTTCAACAGCAATTAcaacaatttaacaattataggACTGTCGAAAAACCCCCAAAATTTGTCGAAAAAGGAAATTTGGAAGTGTTACTTTTCACATTACAGTCTAAAATGAGAGCTAATAATCAAAAACCATATACACCCAAAGAAGGAAAAATGATTTCAGATATTAATAAGGCCTGGGAACAATTAGAAAAAGCAGAACATGAAAGGGAGTTGGCTTTAAGAGAAGAAATTATAAGACAAGAAAAACTTGAACAGCTGGCTCAAAGATTTAATAGAAAAGCAAGCATGAGAGAGACATGGTTAAGTGAAAATCAACGGCTAGTTTCTCAG GATAATTTTGGTTTGGATTTGGCAGCTGTAGAAGCAGCTGCAAAAAAGCACGAAGCTATCGAAACAGATATATTTGCATATGAAGAAAGAGTAGAAGCAGTTGTGACTGTAGCACAAGAATTGGAAACAGAGGACTATCATGATATTGTCCGTATAAATGCtag aaaagacAATGTTCTTCGTTTATGGAATTATCTTCTTGAACTCCTGAAAGCCCGTCGTCACCGTCTAGAGTTGTCATTACAATTACAGCAAAACTTCCAAGAAATGCTATACATATTGGATTCTATGGAAGAATTGAAGATGAGACTTTTGTCTGATGATTATGGCAAACACTTGATGGGAGTTGAAGATCTTCTTCAAAAGCACAGTCTCGTAGAGGCTGACATCAATGTTTTAGGAGAAAGAGTAAAAAGCGTTGTGCAACACTCACAACGTTTCTTGGATGAAGAAAATACAGAAGGCTATAGACCCTGTGATCCAGCTGTTATTATTGAAAGAGTTCAAGAACTTGAGGACGCTTATAGTGAATTGGTTAAATTGGCTGTTGAAAGACGTGCTCGTCTTGAAGAAAGCAGAAAATTATGGCAATTTTATTGGGATATGGCTGATGAAGAAAATTGGATCAAGGAAAAAGAACAAATTGTTTCTGCTGGAGATATTGGTCATGACTTGACCACTATTAATCTGTTGCTTTCAAaacataaa gcACTTGAGAATGAAATACAGAGTCATGAAAGTCAATTGCTTGAAGTGGTTAAGGTCGGAGAAGATTTGATCAATAGTAACCATTTTGGTGCCGACCGTATACAGGAACGAGTATCCAGTACACATTCCATGTGGGAACATTTAATCGGTTTATCCAAACAAAGACGTAAGCGTTTGGAAGATGCAGTCGATTATCAccag tggTTTGCTGATGCCGATGACGTTGACATTTGGATGTTAGATACTCTCAGATTAGTGTCTTCTGAAGATGTTGGCCGGGATGAAGCTAATGTCcaatcattattaaagaaaCACAAAGag GTCAGTGAAGAACTTAAATCCTACTCACAAACTGTTGAAGCATTACGCTCTCAAGCTAATCAGTTAAGTGCTGAACCAGGTGCACCAACAAGTGGCCCTGAAGTAAATGAGCGTATGTCATCAATTGACAAACGCTACAAAGAATTGGTTGAATTAGCCAAACTTCGACACCAGAGACTCTTGGATGCTCTCTCTTTGTACAAGCTTTTCAGTGAAGCTGATGCTGTACAACAATGGATTGGAGAAAag AACCGTATGTTGGAAACCATGAGCCCTGGAAAGGACATAGAAGATGTTGAAATAATGAAGCATCGTTACGATGGTTTTGATAAAGAAATGAATTCAAACGCATCACGAGTTGCAGTTGTGAATCAATTAGCACGGCAATTACTTCATGTTGAACATCCCAACTCAGATGAAATCGTTAACAGACAAAACAAT ttGAATCATGAATGGGCTGATTTACGAGATAAGGCTGAAGCGAAACGTGACCAACTCAATTCTGCTCATGGTGTACAAACTTTCCATATCGAATGTAGAGAAACTATTTCATGGATTGAAGATAAAAAGAGAATTTTACAATCTACTGACAGTCTAGAAATGGACCTTACTGGTATAATGACATTACag CGTCGTTTATCTGGCATGGAAAGAGACTTAGCTGCCATTCAAGCCAAATTAGACTCATTAGAATCTGAAGCGCAATTGAATGAAAAAGAACATCCTGAAGAAGCTGCTGTTATCCGAGAAAGAATAGAAACCATCCAAAAAGATTGGGAAGAATTAACAcaaatg TTGAAAGAAAGAGATTCTAAACTAGAAGAAGCTGGTGATCTTCATCGTTTCCTACGTGACTTAGACCACTTCCAAGTTTGGTTAACTAAAACTCAAACTGATGTTGCTTCAGAAGATATCCCCTCTTCATTATCAGATGCTGAGAAACTTCTTTCCCAACATCAAGCAATTCGTGAAGAAATTGATAATTACACTGCTGATTATACTCAAATGATGGAGTATGGAGAAAAAGTTACAGCT gaaCCTGGAACACAAGACGATCCTCAGTATATGTTCTTGCGAGAGAGGCTCAAGGCTTTGCGTGATGGATGGCAAGAATTGCACAAGATGTGGGAGAATAGACAACAACTTCTTTCTAAGTCACTCAATCTACAAATGTTTAACCGTGATGCTCGTCAAGCTGAAGTATTACTTTCTCAACAAGAACATGCTTTATCTAAAGATGAAGTCCca tcaAATCTTGAACATGCTGAAAACTTGATTAAACGTAATGAAGCTTTCATGACCACAATGGAAGCTAATGAAGACAAAATTAATGCTGTCACTCAATTTGCTAATAAACTAGTCGATGAAGACCATTTCGAAgccgataaaattaaaaagaaagcAGCTTCCATTCAAGAACGTCGAGATGCAAATCGTGAGAAAGCCCAAGAACTTATGGATCAACTTAAAGATCAATTACAACTTCACCAATTTCTCCAAGATTCTGATGAATTACAACAATGGATACAAGAAAAGAAATTTACTGCTCAAGATGAAACCTACCGAAGTGCTAAGACAGTACATAGCAAATGGACTCGCCATCAAGCATTTGAAGCTGAAATTGCATCCAATAAAGATAGATTAGATAGAGTACAGCAATCAGGAGAGGAATTAATGAAAGAGAAACCCGAATTGGCCCAAATAATTCAACCAAAAATATCTGAAATGTTAGGTCAATTTGATGATCTTGAAAAAACTACAAAAGAAAAAGGTGAACGTTTGTTTGATACTAATAGAGAAGTTCTCATTCATCAAACTTGTGAAGATATTGATTCATGGATGGATGACctagaaaaacaaattgaagCAGCTGATACTGGAACTGATTTGGCTTCTGTCAATATACTTATGCAAAAACAACAGATGATTGAAACTCAAATGGCTGTAAAAGCTAAACAAGTTGTTGAATTAGAAACACAagctgaatatttaaaaaagactgTTCCTGAGAAAGTTGAAACAATTATTCCAAAGAAGACTAAAGTAGAAGAACGATTTGAACAACTTAAGGAACCATTGAAAGTAAGGCAAAGACAACTAGAGAAAAAGAAAGAAGCATTCCAATTTAGACGAGATGTTGAAGATGAAAAATTGTGGATTGCTGAAAAAACTCCAATGGCTACATCTACTGAGTATGGAAATAGTTTGTTCAATGTCAATAtgttacaaaagaaaaatcaa tctTTGGGTAATGAAATTGATAACCATGAGCACCGCATTAATCTTGTCTGTGGCAATGGTCAAAAGTTAATTGACGAAGGACATGAAGATGCTTCACAATTCACAGACCTCATACATGACTTAACTCAGCGCTGGCAACAACTTCAACAAGCTGTTGAACATCGTAGAAAAATGTTACTTCAATCTGAAAAGGCCCAACAA TACTTCTTCGACGCCAGCGAAGCAGAAAGTTGGATGGGTGAACAAGAATTATATATGATGGTGGAAGACCGTGGAAAAGATCAGATTTCAgcacaaaacttaaaaaagaaACACGAATCTTTAGAATTAGCTGTTGATAATTATGCTGATACAATTAGACAATTAGGTGAAACTGCTCGCCAACTTACAAGTGAAATGCATCCTGAAAGTGACCAAATAGCTGTAAAACAATCTCAAGTAGATAAATTGTATGCGGGACTAAAGGATTTGGCTGGAGAACGTAGAGCTAAATTAGATGAAGCTTTGAAACTATTTATGTTACACCGTGAAGTTGATGATTTAGAACAATGGATTGCTGAACGTGAAATTGTTGCTGGTTCACATGAACTTGGCCAGGATTATGACCATGTCAct ttGTTGTGGGAGAGATTTAAGGAATTTGCTCATGATACTGAAGCAACAGGTAGTGAACGTGTAGCAACAGTTAATGGTATTGCTGATCAGCTTATCAACATTGGTCACAGTGACTCAGCTACCATTGCTGAATGGAAGGATAGTCTAAATGAACAATGGCAAGATTTACTAGAACTAATCGAAACTAGAACACAA ATGTTGGTTGCTTCACGAGAACTACATAAATTCTTCCACGATTGCAAGGATATGGTTAGCCGTATTGCAGAGAAAAGTCATGAAATGTCTGAAGATCTTGGTCGTGATGCTGGATCCGTTCACACATTACAACGTAAACATCAAAGTTTCTTACAAGATTTACATACACTCAGCACTCAGGTTCAAACTATCAGCGAGGATTCTGCTCGATTACAATCATCATATGCTGGTGATAAGGCTAAAGAAATTACTGGACGAGAAGCAGAAGTTGTAAACGCTTGGGCTGCTTTACAATCGGAATGTGAATTacgtaaacaaaaattagcTGACACTGGTGATTTACATAAATTCTTTAACATGGTCAGAACCTTAACCTTGTGGATGGACGACGTTGTTAGACAAATGAATACATCAGAAAAACCAAG ggATGTCAGTGGAGTAGAACTATTGATGAATAATCACCAAAGTTTAAAAGCAGAAATTGACACCAGAGAAGATAATTTCACAGCTTGCATTTCCTTAGGAAAAGAATTACTTTCAAGAAATCATTACGCTTCTaatgaa atcaaagataaattaatgttattgaatACCCAGAGAAATTCATTATTGAATAGGTGGGAAGAACGATGGGAAAATCTTCAATTAA ttttggaAGTATATCAATTTGCGAGAGACGCTGCAGTTGCTGAAGCATGGTTATTAGCCCAAGAACCATATATTATGAGTCTGGAATTAGga ATGACTATTGATCAAGtggaaaatttgataaaaaaacatgaagCATTTGAAAAGTCAGCCATAGCACAAGAAGAGAGGTTCTGTGCTTTAGAACGATTGACGAct TTTGAATTGAAAGAAATCCAACGTagaaaagaagaagaagaacgAAAACGCCAAGAAGAGTTAGCTAAACAAGCAGCTCAAGCAGAAGCTGAAGCAGCTGAAAAAGCTgc tGCGGAAGAAGCATCAGAAGCTGATGGAAAACAAGCTAAAGATGGTGAAGGTCGTCCTG TGCATGAGAGCTCTGCATCGAGTAGGAAGAGCATTGCCAGTCCCGCCGCGCCCGCAGGGGTCGCTAGATCCGCATCTACGTTACCCTCAA ATCAATCAGCCACCGAAGCTGATGGTGAAATTCTAGAAGGAATACTCAACAGGAAACACGAATGGGAATCTACCACAAAAAAAGCGTCCAACAG ATCTTGGGACAAGGTGTTCGTGTGCGTGCAGGGCACGACCTTGGCGTTCTACAAGGACGCCAAGACGGCCAAGACATCGCCGGAGACGTACTTCAAGGGCGAGGCGCCCATCGACCTGCACGGCGGCACGGCCGACGTGGCCACCGACTACACCAAGAAGAAGTTCGTGTTGCGCGCCAAGCTGGCCAGCGGGGCCGAGTTCCTGTTCCAGGCGCGCAACGAGGCCGAGATGCGCCAGTGGGTGAGCACGCTGAAGAACGTGTGCGAACAGGACGCGGCCGGCACGCAGTCCCGGTCCCAGACGCTGCCCGCGGTCGGCGACAAACGCGACGAGCCCAAGCGCCGCAGCTTCTTCACGCTGAAGAAGGTGTGA